From Paenarthrobacter sp. A20:
CACAAACGTGAACCCACAAAACTGGAAAGAACCAGGTAGTCATCACATGAAGAAGACAGTCGCGTGTATTGCGGGCGTGCTTGTTTCTGCAACTGCACTTGCAGGTTGCTCGTCGTCCTCAAGCAGCGAGGCGGGGACGCCGCCGTCGTCAACGACAACCCAGGCCGCTACGACAGGCGAGGCAAGACCGGCCAACCCCGGCACGGGCATCATTGGGGCCACCAAGATGACCTCCTGCGATACAGCGCCTGGAAAGGTGACGGCAAAGGGGACCGTGACTCCTCCTGAGGGAACCAAAGGCACGGTCAAGATCACTGTCAGCTGGGTGGATCCGACAACCTCGGCCGTCCTGGCCCGGGGTGAGCAGACCTTCGAGGACGCCGCAGCAGGCGAGGCCCTTGACTGGGTCGCGAACGCAGAGGTGACCAGGCCTGCCACGGCGCTTAAGTGCGTTCTGGGGGCCACGGTCCTGTAACTGGAACCAGGAAGGCGCGGCCGATCGGGTATCTACTACCTGGTCGGCCACTTTTTTTGCCACTGAACCGCGTGCCACAAGAGGAGAGCAGCGGTGATCAGGATGGAGCCCAAGAGCGCATATGGTGCGTTGGAGAAGATCATGAAGTTCAGTTGGGCCGACTCGGCGGACTGGACTGGTATAGGACCCGCAACCGCGCTCATCGCCGCAGTAAGTGCCCACATTCCGAACCACGCAAGGCCGGCGTCCAGAACCCACAACGCAATGATGAACGGGTTGACCGGGAAGCGCTTGCGTTCCGGGCCTGCGGTCTCCGGCACATGGGGACTGACGGCCTGCACGGCGTTGCCATGTTCGTCGATTTCGCGGAAGCCGATGCGCTCGTGAACGTGGTCCTTCATGTGGTCCCCCAACCGTTGGCAGTGGATAGTCCTTGCACTCTACTACTCCAGGCCCCCTGGGAGGCGGGGCCCAGCACATGGCCCGAGGACGACACTCCGTGGCCGAAAAGAGTGCCATATTTTGCACCCAAGAGGGCCCGAAGAAAAGTCAATGACGCGCTACCGGGCGGTACAAGCGCGAGAAACCGCCTTCTAAGCGAAATAGGTCACAAAAGTTTGACGGAAAGGCTTACCTAAGTAAGGCTTGCCTTTGCTAATAAGCGCCCCAACGCAATGGAAGGAAGCTGACGTGACGTCACCTAGTGTCGAAGAGCGGATCGCTCAGGAGCAGGATTTTGGCTCCAAGGTGGAACTGGCCCTCGCTGCCACCAACCAGCTGTTCAACGCACGAAATTCGCCCAGCTACGTCGCGCAGGTTCTTCAAGGAGTCAATGCTGTCTCCACCAAAGTCCAGCGGACCACCCAGCCGTTCACCGGCGTCGGGCATGCTGAACTGAAGGCCAAGGTGGGTGCCGTCGATCTTGAGCGTCCCTTGCCGGACACAGCCGCCGCCCTCGAGGAGCTGGACGAGCTCTACCTCAAGGACGCCATCTACTTCCACGATTCCCGCTACGCCGCGCACCTTAACTGCCCGGTGGTCATTCCCGCGTTGGTTGGCGAAGCGGTGCTCTCGGCCGTGAACTCCTCCATGGACACCTGGGACCAGAGCGCCGGAGCCACCATGATCGAGCGCCGACTCATCGATTGGACCGCGGAGCGCATCGGTTTCGACGCCGATGCCGACGGCGTGTTCACTTCGGGTGGCAGCCAGTCCAACTTCCAGGCATTGCTGATTGCCCGCAACCATGCCGTTGCCAAGCTGCGGGCCGCGAAGGGGGACGCGCGCCTGCCGCACCTGCTGGACCGGCTCCGGATCTTCACCTCCGTGGACAGCCACTTCAGCATTCAGAAGTCCGCTTCCATGCTGGGCCTGGGCTTCGACGCCGTCATTGCAGTGCCCACGACCGAAGACCACCGCATGGACCCCACCGCACTTGCGGCTGCTTTGGCCGAAGCGCACGACGCCGGACTGGTGCCGATGGCGGTAGTGGCCACTGCCGGGACGACGGACTTCGGTTCGGTTGACCCGCTGTCCGAAATGGCCGCCTTGGTTCGTGCTTACGATTCCTGGCTGCACGTGGACGGCGCCTACGGTGGAGGACTCATCGTTTCCGGCCGCCATCGCCACCTCCTGAACGGGATCCACCTTGCGGACTCCGTCACCGTCGACTTCCACAAGACCTTCTTCCAGCCGGTCAGCTCCAGCGCAGTCCTGGTCCGCAACGGCTCCATGATGGGCCACGTCACCTATTACGCGGACTATCTCAACCCGGAGAGCGCCGCGAAGGCCGAGATCCCCAACCAGGTGGACAAGAGCATCCAGACCACCCGCCGCTTTGACGCCCTGAAGCTGTGGCTCACGCTGCGCATCATGGGTGCCGACGCGATCGGCGCCCTGTTCGATGAAGCGATCGACCTCGCCGCCCGGGTGGGGACGCTGCTGGCTGACGACGCCGAATTCGAGCTCGCCGCCGAGCCCCAGTTGAGCACCCTGGTGTTCCGCTACCGCCCGCTGGTTGATGGCGCGACCCTTAACGACGATGCTGCAGACGTCCTCAACCCGGCCATCCGCGCAGCCATCTTCGCCTCCGGCGAGGCCGTGGTTGCCGGCACCAAGGTGGCTGGCCGCCACTACCTCAAATTCACCCTCCTCAACGCCGAGGCGAGCCTGAGGGACATCCAGGAAATCATCGAACTTATCCGCCGGACGGGCCACAGCCTGCTTGCGGACACCACGGAGGCTGCAGCGTGAGCACCCAAGACAACGGCAAGATCTACGACGTCGCCGGAATCGGCGTCGGGCCTTTCAACCTGGGCCTGGCCGCGCTGAGCGAACCGGTGGAGAACCTGGACTGCGTGTTCCTGGACCGCCGTGAGTCCTTCGACTGGCACCCTGGCATGATGCTGGAGCCCGCGCACCTGCAGGTCCCGTTCATGGCGGACCTCGTGACGCTTGCCGATCCGACGTCGCCGTTCTCGTTCCTGAACTTCCTGAAGCAGACAGGCCGCCTGTACCGCTTCTATATCCGGGAGAACTTCTACCCGTTGCGCGCCGAGTACAACCAGTACTGCCAGTGGGTGGCCGGCCAGCTTGAATCCGTTCGTTTTAGCACGGATGTGCTGGATGTGGCGTACGACGACGGCGTATACCGCCTTTCGGTGCAGGGCCCGGACGGCGCTGAGGTGCTTCGCGCCCGCAAACTGGTCCTTGGCACTGGCACGTCCCCGTATGTTCCGGACTCCTGCGCGGGGATAGTCGAAGCCGGCGGACTTGTCCTCCACAACGCCGACTACCTGTCGAGGAAGAGTGAGCTGCAGTCCAAGCGCAGCATCACCATCGTGGGCAGCGGCCAGAGCGCCGCGGAGCTGTATTACGAACTGCTTCAGGAAATCGACGTCTACGGCTACCAGCTCAACTGGGTGACCCGTTCCGGCCGCTTCTTCCCGCTGGAATACACCAAGCTCACCCTTGAGATGACTTCCCCGGAATACGTGGACTACTTCCACTCGCTCCCGGGCGGGCAGCGGGATTCCCTGATCAAGAGCCAGAAGAACCTGTACAAGGGCATCAACTCGGACCTGATCGACGACATTTACGATCTCCTCTATACCAAGAGCCTCTCCGGCATGGTGGATACGCAGTTGCACACGCACTCGTCCCTCACCGCCGCAGAGTGGGACCCCACCACTGGTACCCACGCCCTCCAGTTGCACCACGAGGAACACGGCCGCGACTACAGCCTGGAGTCCGAGGCCGTCGTCCTCGCTACCGGCTATACCTACAAGGAGCCCGCCTTCCTGGCCGGCATCCAGGACCGGATCCGCCGCGATTCCAAGGGCCGTTTCGACGTCGAGCGCAACTATGGGACCGGCGTCGAACCCGGCGAAATCTTCGTCCAGAACGCGGAGCTGCACACGCACGGCTTCGTCACCCCGGACCTCGGTATGGCGGCCTATCGCAACTCCTGCATCCTGCGCGAAATCACGGGCCGCGAGGTCTACCCGATCGAGCGCAGCATCGCCTTCCAACAGTTCGGCGCTCCCGCTCCCGTGGCCGCAGCGCTTCCGGATGCAGTGGGGGCAACCGTATGAGCTTCACCTTCCGGCCCGTCGATCCAGTGACGGACGCACCTGTCCTCCACAGCTGGGTCAGCCAGGAGTACGCGCGGTTCTGGGGCATGGTTTCCGCCAGTGAGCAGGATGTTGTGGAGGAGTACACGAAGATCTCGGATTCGGGCCATCACCAAGCGTTCCTGGGGCTCGACGACGGCGTTCCCGCCTTCCTGATGGAGCGGTACCGTCCCGAGTTATCGCCGTTGGCGGACGTCTACGAGGTCCAGCCCGGTGATGTGGGCATGCACCTCCTGGTATCCCCGCCATCCGGCGAACCGCAGCCTGGGTTCACTACGTCCGTCATGCAGGCCGTGATGGCCGAACTGTTCGCTGACGCGGAAACCCTGCGGGTCGTCGTCGAGCCTGACGCCCGGAACCACAAGATCCATGTCCTGAACGAAAAAGTGGGCTTCCGTCCGCATGGCGTGGTGACCCTTCCCGCCGTCGATCCCGCCGAAGACCACAAGCAGGGCCTGCTGAGCTTCTGCACGCGCGAGGATTTCCTCGCAACCCTGACCCCGATTCTGGCCGCGCCTGTCGCGGCGACCAGAGGAGAATCCCTGTGACCACCACTGCCGACAACGCGACTGCCACCGCCGTTGATTCCGTGTTCCACCTGGCCCCTGAACGCTGGGCCATTGCCAACAGGCACCTGGTCCGCAAGGCCATCGCCGAGTTCTCGCACGAACGCATCCTGGTCCCGGAGCTGATCCGGGAGGAGGGCGCCGGCGTCGGCCTTTACAAGGTGGTGAGCGACGACGACACCGTTGAGTACCGCTTCCGGGCGCGCCTCCTGCAGTTGGAGCACTGGTCCGTCTCCGCGGAATCCATCGTGAAGCTGCGCGACGGCGAGGAATTGCCGGTGGACGCTTTGGACTTCATCGCCGAGTTCCATGAGGCACTGGCCATCCGCCAGGAAATGCTGCCTGTCTATCTGGAGGAAATCAGCAGCACGCTGGCCAGCCACGCGTACAAGCAGGGCAAACCGTTCAGCTCAGCCCAGTTGGCTGCGGGCATCACTGGCGGGGCTGACCGCGCTGCCGACTTCCAGGCCATCGAACACAGCATGACCGAGGGGCACCCTTGCTTCGTGGCCAACAATGGCCGGCTGGGCTTCGGGATTGCCGACTACCACGCCTTCGCGCCGGAAACGGGTGCCACGGTGAAGCTGCAGTGGATCGCGGTGCACCGCAGCAAGGCGGTGTTCACGTCCAGCGCAGGACTGGATTACCGGACCCATTTTGAAGCCGAACTCGGACCAGCCACGCTTGATTGGTTCAACGCTGAACTCTCCGCATCCGGACTGGACCCCGAGGACTACCTGCTCATGCCAGTCCACCCCTGGCAGTGGGACAACAAACTCACCGTGACGTTCGCGGCAGAAATCGCCCAGCGCCACATTGTCCACCTCGGAGCCGGGGAGGACGCCTACCAGGCGCAGCAGTCCATCCGCACGTTCTTCAACACCGACTACCCGGAGAAGGCCTACGTCAAGACGGCCATGTCCGTGCTGAACATGGGCTTCATGCGTGGCTTGTCCCCGCAGTACATGAAAGCGACGCCGGCCATCAACGACTGGTTGCAGGAACTGATCGGAAACGACCAGGAGCTCCAGAACCGGGGCCTGGCCATGATCCGCGAATCAGCAGCCATCGGTTACCACAACCACTACTACGAGGCCGCCTCCGCCAAGGGCTCTCCCTACCGGAAGATGCTCTCAGCGCTGTGGAGGGAAAGTCCCCTTCCGCTGCTCAAGGACGGCCAGCAGTTGGCCACCATGGCATCGCTGCTGCACGTTGATGGGGCCGGGAACTCCGTGGTCACGTCCCTGATTGAACGTTCAGGCCTGGCACCCACAGAGTGGCTTCGCCGCTACTTCGACGCCTACCTGGTGCCGCTGGTCCACTGCCTCTACGAGTACGAGCTCGCGTTCATGCCCCACGGCGAGAATGTCATCCTGATCCTCGAGGACGGTGTGCCGGTCCGCGCAATCATGAAGGACATCGCCGAGGAAATCGTGGTCATGGGGGACAGGCTGGAACTGCCGGAGGAGGTCTCCCGCGTGAAGGCCGAGATCCCTGCCGAGGAAATGGTCCTGGCGATCTTCACGGACGTGTTCGACTGCATCTTCCGCTTCCTTGGAGCCATCCTTGTGGAGGACGGGACGTTGCGCGAGGACGAGTTCTGGGGAACCGCAGCTGCCGTGCTCCGCGAATACCAGCAGCGCCACCCGGAGCTTGCAGACCAGTTCGCCATGCACGATCTCTTCGCGGCCGACTTCGAACTGTCATGCCTCAACCGCCTGCAGTTGCGGAACAACCAGCAGATGCTGGACATCTCGGATCCCTCCGGAGGACTCCAGATGGCAGGCCGGCTGGCGAACCCGTTGGCTAAGTTCGCCTAGTCAGGCGCAGTACCACCTCGGTCTCATACGCCTGCGAGGACTTCATTGATCCCCTGAACCAGCACACTGCGTGCACCGAAGGGTCGCCGGGCACCACCATCGGGCGGAGGTTGTCCACGGAGGAGTCTTCGGTCACGGCTTCCCACGTCCAGCTCACTCCGGCGTCGGAAGTTACACCGCGGTAGATCTCGTAGTGCGCGGTAGCAACAGCCGTCCGTGGATCTACCGGCGTGGAGATGTACACCCGGTCCAGGTTGTTGGGGTCCACGGCGCCCAGCCCTGTGTAGTCCTGCTCGTGCGGCAGCAGGCCCGCACCGGCGACGGCGAGCGGATGAAGTTCCCAGCGCACCCCATCAAAGCGGGCGTACAGCAGGCGGTGATCGTCGACGTCGAGCATTTGCTCCCGCTGCAGCGGACCGTTGACGTCGTTGGCCCGGCAGGTGACGATCGCGGCAAGTTCCTTGCCCTGCCGGCGAAGGTCAGTAGTCCAGCCATGGGTGAGGGTGTCGCCGTCGAGCGTCATCCCGGCCTCAAAAACGGTGGTGAGGGCCATCTGGTTGACGCCGGCCGAACCGATGACGGGCTTGCCAACCACGGTCCCCCCGGCGTCGTGGAGCCCATCGCCTTGGATGTAGCCGTGGTAGATGCTGTTGTTGAAGTCGCGCGGGTGGTGGTCCGTGGTGATGAGGTCGATGCGGTCAACGCCGTTGGACACGTACCGGGTGTAGCCGTTGACATAGCCGATCTTAGGGCGGGTGAAGAGCTTGCCGCCGTAGCTCCAGGTGCTGCCGTCATCGTCGGAGAC
This genomic window contains:
- a CDS encoding aspartate aminotransferase family protein, translated to MTSPSVEERIAQEQDFGSKVELALAATNQLFNARNSPSYVAQVLQGVNAVSTKVQRTTQPFTGVGHAELKAKVGAVDLERPLPDTAAALEELDELYLKDAIYFHDSRYAAHLNCPVVIPALVGEAVLSAVNSSMDTWDQSAGATMIERRLIDWTAERIGFDADADGVFTSGGSQSNFQALLIARNHAVAKLRAAKGDARLPHLLDRLRIFTSVDSHFSIQKSASMLGLGFDAVIAVPTTEDHRMDPTALAAALAEAHDAGLVPMAVVATAGTTDFGSVDPLSEMAALVRAYDSWLHVDGAYGGGLIVSGRHRHLLNGIHLADSVTVDFHKTFFQPVSSSAVLVRNGSMMGHVTYYADYLNPESAAKAEIPNQVDKSIQTTRRFDALKLWLTLRIMGADAIGALFDEAIDLAARVGTLLADDAEFELAAEPQLSTLVFRYRPLVDGATLNDDAADVLNPAIRAAIFASGEAVVAGTKVAGRHYLKFTLLNAEASLRDIQEIIELIRRTGHSLLADTTEAAA
- a CDS encoding BNR-4 repeat-containing protein; amino-acid sequence: MVNDAPSLQEPLVLNNNGAWCWFQDERALIDPANNSLLLGSVAAPEGPGGLERGGNIEISVLDLATGECSIHVLHERLEADDHNAPALLIRPDGRYVAMYAKHKTDNYSRWRVSTHPHDASAWEPEQQFDWTELADGRGATYSNLQRLDAEERVYNFVRAINDDPTLLVSDDDGSTWSYGGKLFTRPKIGYVNGYTRYVSNGVDRIDLITTDHHPRDFNNSIYHGYIQGDGLHDAGGTVVGKPVIGSAGVNQMALTTVFEAGMTLDGDTLTHGWTTDLRRQGKELAAIVTCRANDVNGPLQREQMLDVDDHRLLYARFDGVRWELHPLAVAGAGLLPHEQDYTGLGAVDPNNLDRVYISTPVDPRTAVATAHYEIYRGVTSDAGVSWTWEAVTEDSSVDNLRPMVVPGDPSVHAVCWFRGSMKSSQAYETEVVLRLTRRT
- a CDS encoding GNAT family N-acetyltransferase, whose product is MSFTFRPVDPVTDAPVLHSWVSQEYARFWGMVSASEQDVVEEYTKISDSGHHQAFLGLDDGVPAFLMERYRPELSPLADVYEVQPGDVGMHLLVSPPSGEPQPGFTTSVMQAVMAELFADAETLRVVVEPDARNHKIHVLNEKVGFRPHGVVTLPAVDPAEDHKQGLLSFCTREDFLATLTPILAAPVAATRGESL
- a CDS encoding IucA/IucC family siderophore biosynthesis protein, whose translation is MTTTADNATATAVDSVFHLAPERWAIANRHLVRKAIAEFSHERILVPELIREEGAGVGLYKVVSDDDTVEYRFRARLLQLEHWSVSAESIVKLRDGEELPVDALDFIAEFHEALAIRQEMLPVYLEEISSTLASHAYKQGKPFSSAQLAAGITGGADRAADFQAIEHSMTEGHPCFVANNGRLGFGIADYHAFAPETGATVKLQWIAVHRSKAVFTSSAGLDYRTHFEAELGPATLDWFNAELSASGLDPEDYLLMPVHPWQWDNKLTVTFAAEIAQRHIVHLGAGEDAYQAQQSIRTFFNTDYPEKAYVKTAMSVLNMGFMRGLSPQYMKATPAINDWLQELIGNDQELQNRGLAMIRESAAIGYHNHYYEAASAKGSPYRKMLSALWRESPLPLLKDGQQLATMASLLHVDGAGNSVVTSLIERSGLAPTEWLRRYFDAYLVPLVHCLYEYELAFMPHGENVILILEDGVPVRAIMKDIAEEIVVMGDRLELPEEVSRVKAEIPAEEMVLAIFTDVFDCIFRFLGAILVEDGTLREDEFWGTAAAVLREYQQRHPELADQFAMHDLFAADFELSCLNRLQLRNNQQMLDISDPSGGLQMAGRLANPLAKFA
- a CDS encoding lysine N(6)-hydroxylase/L-ornithine N(5)-oxygenase family protein yields the protein MSTQDNGKIYDVAGIGVGPFNLGLAALSEPVENLDCVFLDRRESFDWHPGMMLEPAHLQVPFMADLVTLADPTSPFSFLNFLKQTGRLYRFYIRENFYPLRAEYNQYCQWVAGQLESVRFSTDVLDVAYDDGVYRLSVQGPDGAEVLRARKLVLGTGTSPYVPDSCAGIVEAGGLVLHNADYLSRKSELQSKRSITIVGSGQSAAELYYELLQEIDVYGYQLNWVTRSGRFFPLEYTKLTLEMTSPEYVDYFHSLPGGQRDSLIKSQKNLYKGINSDLIDDIYDLLYTKSLSGMVDTQLHTHSSLTAAEWDPTTGTHALQLHHEEHGRDYSLESEAVVLATGYTYKEPAFLAGIQDRIRRDSKGRFDVERNYGTGVEPGEIFVQNAELHTHGFVTPDLGMAAYRNSCILREITGREVYPIERSIAFQQFGAPAPVAAALPDAVGATV